In Lachnospiraceae bacterium, the DNA window TCATTCAGGTCCGGCTTTGATGATGTGTTCTACATTAATGGGCGCAGCAGTATTAATGGGTATCCTTGTTAAGGATATTGAAGGTGTAAATAGTGTTATCACCTGTATGTCAAACCTGATCAGCAGCATCTTGCCAACTGCACTTGGACAGCATCTGCCATTAGTAATTGGTATCTTAAGTGTACCGTTAGCACTGGCATTCGATACAGACAGCTACTTCTATGGAATGCTTCCTGTTATGATCGGAATCGGCGAAGGATTCGGTGTTGGAGCAATGCCAATCGCAGTTGCCATGGTTGTATGCCGTAACTGTGCAACATTCATCAGCCCAATGGTACCTGCAACTCTGTTAGGTGTAGGTCTTGCTGATGTAGATATTAAAGACCATATTAAAAACAGTTTCCTGTGGGTATGGGCTTTCAGTATCATCTGTATGTTTATTGGTGTAATTGTAGGAATTATTCCATTATAATCAACAGTCCGGTATCAATAGAAATAATTTATGATACCAGGGTCAAAAGGTCATAAATCCGATGCAAGCTTGCTTGCAGGAGGATTTTTGAACTTGGGACCCGCCAAAAATATGAGTAAGGAGCCATTTTTTGAAGAAAAATGAGCGGATTACGAATGTTTTTAGAATTGCGGGAGTGCAAAGCACGTAGCAATTCGGTATCAGAGGGGTCAAAATACCTTTTGACCCCAACATCAATTTATTAAGTCACATAGAAAATCATATAAATAGATTTAAGATTCAAACCCTCCCCCATAAAGGAGCTGCTGCAGGCTGATGGTTGCAGCAGCTCCTTTAATCATAACCAGTACATCGTTTCGTAAATAACGGTACTAAACCTTAGTGTTGACTTTCCACTCAAATCCGCCTAATATTAAAACTAGTACATCGTTTTCGAAATAACTATACCACTCACTTGTCTGCGAATCTGATTGCACAGGCCTAAAAGCCTCAGCGTAGCCCGCTACGCCTGCGTTTTTAGGCCTGCACACTCAAATTCGCATCCTACGTGATTAGTACAGTTATTTACGAAACGATGTACTAGGTCATTTTTCAAAGAGACCATGAGATACAAGGAGATAAAGGATTATGACAAAAGATCTGACAACTGGGAAGATCATGCCTATTCTGGTGAAGTTTACAATTCCGCTGGTTTTGGGAAATCTGTTCCAGCTTACTTACAATGCAGTAGACAGCATCATCGTAGGTCATTTTGTGGGAAAAGAGGCACTGGCAGCTGTAGGTATCTGCAATCCTATCACAACACTGATGATTTTATTTTTAAATGGTCTGTGCATGGGTGCCAGTATTTTAATGGGAATGCAGTATGGGGCAAAAGACTATGATACTCTCCATCGCCAGATCAGTACCACTATGATTTCGGGTGTGGTCTTTTCCGTTACATTAACGGTACTCTGCGTTATATTTGCAGTGCCCATACTGCAGCTGATCCAGGTAGACCCGTCGATTTTGGACCTGACAGCAGAATATCTGCGGATCATATTCTGGGGACTGATGTTTACATTTTTATATAACTTCTTTTCCAGTACGTTAAGGGCACTGGGAGACAGTAATTCCCCTTTATATTTTCTGATCATCAGTGCTGTGTTAAATGTATTTGGGGATCTGTTTTTTGTAGTTGTATTAAAGGATGGAAGCAGAGGCTGCGCTATTTCTACAGTTCTCAGTGAGGCACTGTGCAGTCTGTTCTGTTTGATCTATATCCAGAAAAAAGTACCCCTACTGCGCCTTGGAAAGAAGTGGCTTGTTTTTGACAAGAGCCTTTTAAAGAAAACCATTGCTTTTGGCTGGGCCTCTGCCATGCAGCAGGCTACTGTACAGCTTGGAAAGATCGGTATACAGGCCATTGTAAATACCATGGGGGTATCAGTTTCAGCCGCATTTGCAGTAGTCAACCGCATTGACGATTTTGCTTATACCCCAGAGCAGAACATTGCCCATGCAATGACTGCCCTTATGGCCCAGAATAAGGGAGCCGGAAAGATCGACCGCATGAAAGAAGGATTTAGGTCAGGTATTATTCTGGAGATTATTTACGGTATACTGATCTTTATCATTTGTTTTGTGTTTGCAAGACCATTAATGCTTATGTTTGTAAAAGATGAAGAGGTTATTGGACATGGTGTTACGTATCTGCATCTGATCTCTGTGATGTATCTGCTTCCGGCGCTTACTAATGGCATTCAGGGATTTTTCAGAGGGATCGGTGACCTGAAGATCACATTAATAAGCAGTTTTATTAATATGGCGCTGCGTGTTCTGGCAGCTGCGCCATTAGTACTTATATGGAAAATGGGAATCGAAGCACTGCCATATTCCTATCTGGCTGGCTGGATCGGAATGCTGGTTGCAGAAACACCATTACTTTTAAAGACTTATAAGACCTGGGGAAAGAAAGCTGGGCAGTAGAGCTGGGCAGTCCTGCAGGAATGCAGATTATATGAAGGGAGAGAAAATTCGTGTTAGAAGGAAGACCATTAAAGGGATATGACCTGGAGCGTTTGAAAGAATTCTTAAAGTCCATGGACTTGGATTATGATACAGGAATTGAATACAGCATCTGCCTGGAAGATGAGGATTACCGCATTATTGCAGCAGGTTCTGTAGAGGAAAATGTATTAAAATGCATTGCCATTTCTCCGGATCATCAGGGAGAAGGGCTGTCCGGCACTATTATTTCCCATCTGACCCAGTATGAGTTTGAAAAGGGCAGAAGTCATTTATTAATGTATACAAAACCGAAAAACCAGGCTATGTTTGAGGACCTGGGTTTTTATACCATTTTAAAGACAGACCGGGTTTTGTTTATGGAAAATAAAAAGACCGGTTTTACAGATTTTATAGAAAAAGTAAAGGCAGAAAGTCCGGAGGATGCCTTAAAAGAAGGAAAAGTCATTGGTGCGATCGTAGCAAATTGCAATCCATTTACACTGGGACACCGCTATCTTATAGAAACTGCTTTAAAACAGTGTGATTATCTTCATCTGTTCGTGCTTTCTGATAAGCGTACCTTTTACAGTGCCTCTGAGCGTTATGAAATGGTGAAAGAAGGTGTAAAGGATCTGGACCGGGTGATCTTACATCAGACTTCTGATTATATTATTTCTGCAGCTACCTTTCCAACCTACTTTATGAAGGAAAAAACAGAGGCAGGAAAAGCAAACTGCCGCCTTGATCTGGAATTATTTGGGAAAAGGATCGCGCCGGAATTACACATTACAAAGCGCTTTGTGGGAACAGAGCCAAACTGTGCTGTTACGGACTGTTATAATGTGACTATGAAAGAGGTCCTTTCGGGATTGGGAATTGAAGTAACAGAGATCCAAAGAAAAGAACAGGAAGGAACCGCCATCAGCGCTTCCCGGGTGCGTCAGGCAGTAAAGGAAGGCAAAATAGAAGAGATACGGGGCCTGGTACCGGAAAGTACCTGGGAGCATATTTCTAAGAAGGCATGACTTAAAAAACAGGAAAGAACCGGAAAAGACAGAAAATATATAAAGCAAATATAAAAAACAATGTCATAAAAATGACAGGAGAATGATTATGACAAAAGAAGAACTTGCCCTTGTTATCATAGAACGTCTGAAAAAAGAATATCCTGATGCAGGCTGTACCTTAGACTACAACCAGGCATGGAAGCTGTTAGTCAGCGTCCGCCTGGCGGCCCAGTGTACAGACGCCAGAGTGAATGTGGTAGTGGAAGATCTGTATAAAAAGTTTCCAGATGTAAATTCACTGGCAGAGGCTCCGGTGGAAGAGATAGAGGCCATTGTAAAGCCCTGTGGTCTGGGACACAGCAAGGCAAGAGACATCAAAGCCTGCATGACCTGTCTGAAAGAAGAGTATAACGGAAATGTGCCCGATGATTTTAATGCTCTTTTAAAGCTGCCGGGTGTAGGGAGAAAAAGTGCCAACCTGATCATGGGAGATGTATTTGGAAAGCCTGCTATTGTAACAGATACCCATTGTATCCGTCTGGTAAACCGCATGGGACTGGTAGAAGGCATAAAAGAGCCGAAAAAGGTGGAAATGGCTCTTTGGAAGCTGATCCCGCCTGAAGAAGGCAGTGACTTCTGCCATCGCCTGGTGTACCATGGAAGAGCAGTGTGCAGCGCAAGGACAAAGCCGGACTGTGACCACTGCTGTGTGAACGATGTCTGTAAAAAAGCGGGCGTGGAAGGCTGAAAACACCTTGTTAAGAAGCAATAAAAATTACGCTAAAAAAGTGTTAATACAATTTAATAAAAAGACAAAATAGTCTTGTAAAAGATGAAAATTGTCCAGAGAAATCCCTCTCTTTTTTTACTATACTTAGTGCATAAGTTCCAGGCAGATCAATGGCTGGGAAACCAGCTGGTGACAGGTCCTGAAAGTGCAGCGATCTATGCCGGGAACAAGATCAAGTAAAGAAGAGAGGGATATTTTTATGAAAGGGATCATGAAAAAAGCGGTTTTCCTTGCAGCTGCCGGTATGACAGCGCTGGCACTTTCAGGATGTTCAGCAGGCAGCAGTGGAAAGCGGATCGTACGTATTTCCCATGCACAGTCTGAAACACATCCGGAGCATCTGGGGCTTCTGGCGTTTAAGGAATATGTGGAGGAACGTCTGGGCGATAAATATGAAGTACAGATCTTTCCTAATGAATTGTTAGGATCAGCCCAGAAAGCCATTGAGCTGACACAGACAGGTGCCATTGATTTCGTTGTGGCAGGTACAGCCAACCTGGAGACTTTTGCAGGTGTGTATGAGATCTTCAGTATGCCATATCTTTTTGATTCCGAAGAGGTCTATAAGTCAGTTATGGAAGATTCTGAGTATATGGAAAATGTATACGAGTCTACAGATGAAGCAGGTTTCCGTGTAGTTACCTGGTATAATGCAGGAACCAGAAATTTCTATGCAAAGACGCCGATCTATACACCGGAAGATCTGGCAGGTAAAAAAATCCGTGTGCAGCAGAGTCCGGCCAGTGTTGCAATGGCAAATGCCTTTGGCGCGGCAGCAGCCCCCATGGGCTTTGGTGAGGTATATACAGCCATCCAGCAGGGCGTGATCGATGGGGCAGAGAACAATGAGCTGGCACTGACTAATAACAAGCATGGTGAAGTTGCAAAATATTATACATACAACAAACACCAGATGGTGCCGGATATGCTGGTTGCCAACCTGAAATTCTTAAACAGCTTAAGCCCGGAAGAATATCAGGTATTTAAAGAGGCAGCCAGTAAATCAACAGAAGTAGAACTGGAAGAGTGGGATAAAAGTATTGAAGAGGCGAAAAAGATCGCAACAGATGATATGGGGGTAGAATTTATCGATGTGGATATCAATGCATTTAAACAGAAGGTACTTCCCCTTCATGAAAAGATGTTAAATGAAAATCCCAAGATCTGTGATCTTTATGAGCATATTAAAGAGGCAAATGAGGCAGCGGCCGGAAAGGAAGGCAAGTAATGGAAAGTATGCGAAAAGTAAGAAAAACCATGATGAAAGTGCTGGGTTATCTGATCATTTTCCTGTTCATGATGATGACAGCAGTGGGAAGCTACCAGATCATCACAAGATATTTCTTTAACAGGCCAAGCACAGTATCAGAAGAATTGCTGACCTATTCCTTTACCTGGATGTCCCTTCTTGCATCTGCATATGTCTTTGGTAAAAGAGACCATATGAGAATGGGATTTATGGCAGATAAGCTGACTGGAAATTGCAGAAAATATCTGGAGATCATAATTGATCTGCTGTCCTTTAGCTTTGCGGCAGTTGTCATGGTTTACGGCGGCTGCTCTATTACAAAACTGACTATGATCCAGACCACTGCATCTTTGCGTGTGCCAATGGGTTATATTTACGTGATCGTACCTGTAAGCGGTATCCTTATTATGATTTTTGCGGCTATGAATGCAGTGGAAATGTTCCATCATGAGTTTAAAGAAGCCGGGGAGGTGAGAGTATGACAATAGCGGGACTTTGCGGGCTTATTATATTTGTATTGCTGGCGGTCATGCTGATCGCAGGTGTGCCTATTGCAGTAGCGTTGGCTGTTTCTTCCATTTGTGCTATTTTGCCTGTTTTAAACATGGGAGCAAGCGTACTGACTGGTGCACAGAGGATCTTTTCAGGTATCTCCGTATTCAGTCTTCTTGCCATTCCTTTCTTTATTCTGGCAGGAAACCTGATGAATAAAGGTGGTATCGCCATCCGCCTCATTAATTTTGCAAAGCTTTTTACCGGCAATATCCCGGGCGCATTAGCCCACACCAATGCAGTGGCAAATATGCTTTTCGGAGCTATTTCCGGCTCTGGTACAGCAGCAGCTTCTGCCATGGGTTCTATTATTGGACCTATTGAAGAGGAAGAAGGCTATGACCGTGATTTTTCAGCAGCAGCTAATATTGCAACTGCTCCTACAGGGCTTTTGATTCCTCCAAGCAACGTTATGATCACATTTTCACTGGTCAGCGGAGGAACTTCTGTAGCAGCTCTTTTTATGGCAGGTTATATCCCGGGTATCCTCTGGGGTCTTGCATGTATGGTAGTTATTTACATTTTCGCAAAGAAAAAGGGCTACCGCAGCACAAAGAAATATACTTCATCTGAAAAGATCAGGGTATTTTTACAGGCGATCCCATGTCTGTTTATGATCATTGTTGTTATCGGCGGTATTATTTCCGGTATATTTACAGCAACAGAGGGAAGCGTGGTTGCAGTTGTATACAGTATGGTACTGGCAATTTTCTTCTATAAGTCTATTAAGCCCTCTGAGCTGCCACAGATATTCCTTGACAGTGCAGAAATGACAGGTATCATTATTTTCCTTATTGGTGTATCCAGTATCATGAGCTGGGTCATGGCATTTACCGGCATCCCAACTGCAGTAAGTACAGCTATGCTTGGTATCAGCAATAACCGTTACGTGATCCTGTTCATTATCAACATCCTGCTGCTGATCGTAGGTACTTTTATGGATATGACACCGGCATGCCTAATCTTTACCCCTATCTTTCTGCCCATCTGTCAGGCACTGGGAATGAACACGATCCATTTTGGCATCATGATGATCTTTAACCTGTGTATCGGAACCATTACACCGCCGGTTGGAACTACACTGTTTGTAGGTGTAAAAGTAGGAAAAACAAGGATCGAACAGGTGATCTCGCCGCTGCTTTATTATTTTGGGGCAATCTTTATTGTTCTGATGCTGGTATCTTATATTCCGGCCCTGTCATTATGGCTGCCGGGACTGTTGGGATACGTATAAAAAAAGCAGGATCTGCCTGTGGCTGCAGGCGCAAAGGCATCTGAATTCTGTATTCAGATGCCTTTTTTTGTTGCCAACATTTTGTCAGTATAGTATAATTCTGGGTGATAACAGGGTAAAAATTTCATTAACGTACGCAGTGCGTACGCCTCAGAAATTTAGGTACAACTGACAAAAATCTTCTGGCAAAATCAGATACAGAAAGATTTAGAGAGAACATTTTATTAGCAGGCGGCAGCCCTGGTGACAGAAAGGAAGGACGAACATGATGATCAAGATAGGTATTTTAGGTTATGGCAATCTGGGAAAAGGAGTAGAGTGTGCCATTAAGCACAATCCGGATATGGAACTGAAAGCAGTATTTACAAGAAGAGACCCTTCAAGTCTTTCTATTCTTACAGAAGGAGCAAAGGTATATTCAGTTGAAGATGCACCTGCGATGAAGGATGAGATCGATGTCCTGATCATCTGTGGCGGAAGTGCAACAGATCTTCCAAAACAGACTCCTGAAATGGCAAAATATTTCAATGTGATCGACAGTTTTGATACTCACGCAAAGATTCCGGAGCACTTTGAGGCAGTAGACAAGGCAGCAAAGGAAAGCGGCCACATCGGACTGATCAGCGTAGGCTGGGATCCGGGTATGTTCTCCTTAAACCGTCTGTATGCAAATGCTGTTCTTCCAGGCGGAAAAGATTATACATTCTGGGGAAAAGGTGTAAGCCAGGGACATTCTGATGCTATCAGACGTATTG includes these proteins:
- a CDS encoding TRAP transporter large permease, which gives rise to MTIAGLCGLIIFVLLAVMLIAGVPIAVALAVSSICAILPVLNMGASVLTGAQRIFSGISVFSLLAIPFFILAGNLMNKGGIAIRLINFAKLFTGNIPGALAHTNAVANMLFGAISGSGTAAASAMGSIIGPIEEEEGYDRDFSAAANIATAPTGLLIPPSNVMITFSLVSGGTSVAALFMAGYIPGILWGLACMVVIYIFAKKKGYRSTKKYTSSEKIRVFLQAIPCLFMIIVVIGGIISGIFTATEGSVVAVVYSMVLAIFFYKSIKPSELPQIFLDSAEMTGIIIFLIGVSSIMSWVMAFTGIPTAVSTAMLGISNNRYVILFIINILLLIVGTFMDMTPACLIFTPIFLPICQALGMNTIHFGIMMIFNLCIGTITPPVGTTLFVGVKVGKTRIEQVISPLLYYFGAIFIVLMLVSYIPALSLWLPGLLGYV
- a CDS encoding TRAP transporter substrate-binding protein; translation: MKGIMKKAVFLAAAGMTALALSGCSAGSSGKRIVRISHAQSETHPEHLGLLAFKEYVEERLGDKYEVQIFPNELLGSAQKAIELTQTGAIDFVVAGTANLETFAGVYEIFSMPYLFDSEEVYKSVMEDSEYMENVYESTDEAGFRVVTWYNAGTRNFYAKTPIYTPEDLAGKKIRVQQSPASVAMANAFGAAAAPMGFGEVYTAIQQGVIDGAENNELALTNNKHGEVAKYYTYNKHQMVPDMLVANLKFLNSLSPEEYQVFKEAASKSTEVELEEWDKSIEEAKKIATDDMGVEFIDVDINAFKQKVLPLHEKMLNENPKICDLYEHIKEANEAAAGKEGK
- a CDS encoding MATE family efflux transporter, with product MTKDLTTGKIMPILVKFTIPLVLGNLFQLTYNAVDSIIVGHFVGKEALAAVGICNPITTLMILFLNGLCMGASILMGMQYGAKDYDTLHRQISTTMISGVVFSVTLTVLCVIFAVPILQLIQVDPSILDLTAEYLRIIFWGLMFTFLYNFFSSTLRALGDSNSPLYFLIISAVLNVFGDLFFVVVLKDGSRGCAISTVLSEALCSLFCLIYIQKKVPLLRLGKKWLVFDKSLLKKTIAFGWASAMQQATVQLGKIGIQAIVNTMGVSVSAAFAVVNRIDDFAYTPEQNIAHAMTALMAQNKGAGKIDRMKEGFRSGIILEIIYGILIFIICFVFARPLMLMFVKDEEVIGHGVTYLHLISVMYLLPALTNGIQGFFRGIGDLKITLISSFINMALRVLAAAPLVLIWKMGIEALPYSYLAGWIGMLVAETPLLLKTYKTWGKKAGQ
- a CDS encoding TRAP transporter small permease, with protein sequence MESMRKVRKTMMKVLGYLIIFLFMMMTAVGSYQIITRYFFNRPSTVSEELLTYSFTWMSLLASAYVFGKRDHMRMGFMADKLTGNCRKYLEIIIDLLSFSFAAVVMVYGGCSITKLTMIQTTASLRVPMGYIYVIVPVSGILIMIFAAMNAVEMFHHEFKEAGEVRV
- a CDS encoding endonuclease III, producing MTKEELALVIIERLKKEYPDAGCTLDYNQAWKLLVSVRLAAQCTDARVNVVVEDLYKKFPDVNSLAEAPVEEIEAIVKPCGLGHSKARDIKACMTCLKEEYNGNVPDDFNALLKLPGVGRKSANLIMGDVFGKPAIVTDTHCIRLVNRMGLVEGIKEPKKVEMALWKLIPPEEGSDFCHRLVYHGRAVCSARTKPDCDHCCVNDVCKKAGVEG
- the citC gene encoding [citrate (pro-3S)-lyase] ligase, with protein sequence MLEGRPLKGYDLERLKEFLKSMDLDYDTGIEYSICLEDEDYRIIAAGSVEENVLKCIAISPDHQGEGLSGTIISHLTQYEFEKGRSHLLMYTKPKNQAMFEDLGFYTILKTDRVLFMENKKTGFTDFIEKVKAESPEDALKEGKVIGAIVANCNPFTLGHRYLIETALKQCDYLHLFVLSDKRTFYSASERYEMVKEGVKDLDRVILHQTSDYIISAATFPTYFMKEKTEAGKANCRLDLELFGKRIAPELHITKRFVGTEPNCAVTDCYNVTMKEVLSGLGIEVTEIQRKEQEGTAISASRVRQAVKEGKIEEIRGLVPESTWEHISKKA